AATATTTCACATTTGTCCATGTTTGTTactgatataaaataaaatttctggaCCAGAGCCTTCTAAAAATACACTTGACAATTATGTTTCTCAGACAAATAAAATGAATCCTGGATTCTTGACATaaaaacaaggatttgtatagtgctatacaaatccttgataaaaacatgtaaatccTGGGGTCCTACTATAAAAAAGCGCCTGGGCAAAGAAAAAGCTTCCTGGGAAATAATAGAGCTTGGGGAAAAAAGGGCACCCTGggaatatgtataaaaattgtaTTGACATGAGACAACTTTGTGTCGATAAAATAAGTTATGCACATTGAATTTCTTTAAAGTTTTAGACAAGTATTTTGCAAATTCATATGAtagacatttaaaataaagcacaaaaataagaatgaatgtttcaatttaaacaaaaatatatgaatactaTTTCGAAAGACAGATAATAATGGATCTCAGATTATACTgaagatttataaaatgttaaacatcaaacattgtcaaaagacataattttccaaaacaatgtcaaaatgaaaaatgccaaaacaacttaaatttcacagaaaaatattaatttaataaactTAAAGGGTTACTCATTATTTAAGAACAATAAAAGTGACACACACATTTATATCAGCatcatcaaataaaatagttgTACTACATGTATGCATGTTAAAAGCAGGTGTTTGATATAAAGCAAATAACATTGAATCACTGATAAGCTGCTGCCGTTTAAACAGGttttggttttataaaaaaaacaatattgaattttacaatttttatggCATATTCCACAAGACCAGAATATCATATTTGCTTTAGCAGTGGGGTTAATTTTTCTTAGTGACAGGCATTTTGAAACACTTCCACTATCTTCCAAAGTCAATTCAAGTgtgtttaataaaatacaaaactttcaaGAGTGTTCACCATGCAGTTTCGAATATTAGACCTCAGAcactgattttttatttaataatgaaatatatgttttgatcaAGACCATATCTTTCATGATTCTTTTAGTTCCTCTAATTATATTGAAGGCTAACTTACttatatacaattttgaaatctaaaatgTAAAAGTGCAACAACGCTTCCTACACACTTTAGACAAAACAAgcataattcttttatttatgatttataattttaatctctCTTTTTCAGTTGCATATAATCATGGAAGAACCAGAGGCAATGGAAGTAGATGACAATACATTTAATGGTATACCGCATTCACAAAGTGCACCACAATTGCAAAGAGTACTTTCAGAGGAGGAAAAACGGTGCTCTATATGTCTTGATGATTTTATAGACAAGACAATTTTAGATAAATGTACTCATCCTTTCTGTAAAGGATGTATAGAGATACATTTCACATACAAACCAACTTGTCCTGTGTGTGGGACAGTGTATGGCAAAGTAATTGGTACTCAGCCAGACGGAACAATGACTATATCAAGGTCAAACAGGCGATCGTTGCCTGGACATGAACCACATGGATATATATCTGTGTCCTATGATTTTCCAGACGgcacacaaacagtaagctatCTCAGTTTAATTAGTTGATAGATCATGGTATAAAtggttgaaatttaaaataaacacaaatgtgTTTAGTTAAATAAAACAGAGATTTTTTCAGAACACATTAAGTTTTTATGCCATTGTAAAAATATAGACATATGAAATTGTATATGAAATGCTGAAACATATACTGATCAATTATGAACTTTAATATTTAGATGACTTATAGATCTATTG
Above is a window of Mytilus trossulus isolate FHL-02 chromosome 4, PNRI_Mtr1.1.1.hap1, whole genome shotgun sequence DNA encoding:
- the LOC134716176 gene encoding probable E3 ubiquitin-protein ligase DTX3 isoform X1 translates to MEEPEAMEVDDNTFNGIPHSQSAPQLQRVLSEEEKRCSICLDDFIDKTILDKCTHPFCKGCIEIHFTYKPTCPVCGTVYGKVIGTQPDGTMTISRSNRRSLPGHEPHGYISVSYDFPDGTQTDVHPKPGKPYHGTSRTGYLPDSPKGRVVTRLLKVAYDRRLVFTVGRSRTTGMDDCVTWNDVHHKTTLSGGPQNFGYPDPTYLDRVLEELAAKGVTEADLHEAPESVIK